A genome region from Triticum aestivum cultivar Chinese Spring chromosome 2B, IWGSC CS RefSeq v2.1, whole genome shotgun sequence includes the following:
- the LOC123040436 gene encoding uncharacterized protein isoform X1: MEDAALEFLMDPINRFPFREEFAATLSIQIRLVLLPCCDAHPAMPADSNGRSGCAQDEGPQANYDEERMLLQIGPCNPLILKAPGWTKKVIFRCTHLLRTWSTLQEVEYQPLFKAVCTRLEQVATVVFTQHGWQHNLRIGPPSLAT; this comes from the exons ATGGAAGATGCGGCGCTGGAGTTCCTTATGGATCCCATCAACCG GTTTCCATTTAGGGAGGAATTTGCGGCAACCTTGAGCATCCAGATCCGGTTAGTCCTGCTGCCGTGCTGTGATGCCCATCCTGCTATGCCGGCGGATTCCAATGGCAGGTCTGGTTGCGCACAAGATGAGGGTCCGCAGGCGAACTACGACGAGGAAAGAATGCTTCTCCAAATAGGTCCGTGCAATCCACTAATCCTGAAAGCACCGGGCTGGACTAAAAAG gttattttccgttgtacgcacttGCTTCGTACATGGTCTACACTACAAGAAGTGGAGTACCAaccgctgttcaaggcggtgtgtacgcggttggagcaggtggctacggtggtttttacccaacatgggtggcagcataatctccggatcggtccaccatcccttgcgacatag
- the LOC123040436 gene encoding uncharacterized protein isoform X2, with protein sequence MEDAALEFLMDPINRFPFREEFAATLSIQIRLVLLPCCDAHPAMPADSNGRSGCAQDEGPQANYDEERMLLQIGYFPLYALASYMVYTTRSGVPTAVQGGVYAVGAGGYGGFYPTWVAA encoded by the exons ATGGAAGATGCGGCGCTGGAGTTCCTTATGGATCCCATCAACCG GTTTCCATTTAGGGAGGAATTTGCGGCAACCTTGAGCATCCAGATCCGGTTAGTCCTGCTGCCGTGCTGTGATGCCCATCCTGCTATGCCGGCGGATTCCAATGGCAGGTCTGGTTGCGCACAAGATGAGGGTCCGCAGGCGAACTACGACGAGGAAAGAATGCTTCTCCAAATAG gttattttccgttgtacgcacttGCTTCGTACATGGTCTACACTACAAGAAGTGGAGTACCAaccgctgttcaaggcggtgtgtacgcggttggagcaggtggctacggtggtttttacccaacatgggtggcagcataa